One Natronomonas gomsonensis genomic window, ACGAGGAGGGCAACGCGCTCCGTCGGGTCGCAAAGCAGGTGACACACCTGCTGTCGCTGGCTCGTCGACACGACCTCGCGGTCGTCCTCACGAATCAGGTGTACTCCGACCCCGACTCGGACTCCTCGCGTGCGCGCCCGCTCGGGGGGCACACGCTCACCCACTGGTGTGGCGTCGTCGCGCGCATCGAGCGGTTCCGGGCGGGGAATCGACGGATGACGCTGGAAAAACACCGGTCGAAAGCGGCCGGCGAGACGGCCCGATTTCGAATCACCGAAGACGGTCTCGATGCGGTCGAAGAAGGCGCCTGAGGCCGATTACAGCTCGCCGAGTTTCCGGAGCAACTGGCCTTCGTACTCCTCGTCGGCGCGAGTCCCCTTCAGTTCGAGGACGTTCCGTTCGAGTTTGTCGATGGCGACGTGGAAGGCGGTTTCGGCGCCGTACCCTTCCCCGGAGCCGGCGACCTGGCCGCGGTTCGTCCGGAGCCGAATCTGACACTGGATGAGCGGCGTCCCGCGGAGTCGCTCCTTGTGTTCGTGGAAGCGGACGTGGGCGTGGTGGACCTGCATGTCCTGGTACTTGTCGGCCACCTCGGTAATCGAGGTCCGGATGTTCTCCCGGGTGAGCGTATCGAGGAGTTCGACGTTCGTGACCTGGACGTCCATGGCCTCCTCTTCGGTGTAGGTGAGTGCCCGGAGGATGTCGGTTTTGGTGAGAATCCCGGCGACCATGCGGTCGTCGTCGTCGGGGGTGACCACGAGGCCGGCGTAGTCGTTGTCGAACATCTGTTCGACGGCGTCGCTGACGGTCGCATCAAGCGTCACCGTCTCGACGGGGCTGTTCATCAGGTCGTACACGGGCAGGTCGAGCATCCGGTCGGTCTCGCCGGAGCGGTCGCCCTTCTGTTGGCGCTCCATGGTTCGCACCGCGAAATCAGCGATGTCATGGGTCGTCACCATCCCCGTGAGGTTGCCGCTCTCGTTGACGACCGGCAGTCTGGAGACGCCGTGCTCGCGAAGGTGGTTGATTGCTTTGCCGACGTGGTCGTCTTCGGTGAGCGTGACGACTTCTTCGGTGTATATCTGTTCGACGGTGAGCACGTCGAGGTTGTCGAGGACGGCTTCGAGAATGGCGTCCTCGCTGATGATTCCCCACAGGTCTTCGCCTTCGAACACCGGGGCGACTTTCGTGCCTCCCTCGACGAGCATGCGGGCGACGTCTCGGACGTCGTCTGTGCGCCCGACTTTCGGTGCGTTCCGCATCATCACGCTCACCTTCGCGTCGTCTTCGATGTGCGACTGGACGAGTTGTCGCTCCGTGATGACGCCCGCGTAGGTTTCGTCGTTGGTCACAATAACCCCTTTCGGGTTCTCGCGTTCGAAGATAGACCGAACCTTCCCGAGCCGCTCGTCGTCGTCCACCTGGATGTACTCCGGGGTGGCGATATCTGCGATATTCATCTCTCTCGAAGCGACTTCTCCGCGCTGGTTATTCAAAGTACCCCCATCCAAATTTTATATTTGGCTCCCCTGTGTCGGGTATGCGACCCGACATCACGGTGTTCGGCCGTTTCACCTACCTTCTCACCGAACTCGTCTGGGGGGCCGTCGCGTTCGTCCTCCTGCGGCGGACCAACTCGGTTCGGAAGGCGCTTCGCGTCTGCTTGCTATTGTATCCGTTTGCGTACGCGTGGGACCGCTACACGCTCGAAGTCGGGGTTTTTGACATCCCGCTTCGGACCGGTATCGACATCGCCGGCATCCCGCTCGAAGAGCACATCTTCATGTTCGTCGTGCCATCGATGGTCGTCGGGACGACGGAACTGCTGGAGGAGCGAACCGACGAGTGAGAAATGTGTCAGTCGTAGCAAACTTCAACGCGGGACGTGAAGCGTAGCCCGATGATTGGGTCCGACAAGAAGCCGGAAGTGAAAGCGGGCGTTGAGTCGGTCGACATGTCCGGGAAGACGGTCCTCGTGACCGGTTCGACGAACGGGCTCGGCCGGGAGGCGGCGCTGTCGCTCGGGCGACTCGGAGCGGACGTGTTGGTCCACGGCCGCAACGAGGAGGCGGGCGCCGAAACCGTCGCCGAACTCGAGGCGGTCGGCTCCGACGCCGAGTTCATCGCCGCGGATTTCCTCAGTACCGATGACGTGTCCGCCCTCGCCGACGAGGTCAGGTCGTCCGTCGAGGAGTTGGACGTACTGTGTAACAACGCCGGCGGCCTCTTCGAGGACAACGAGGAGACGGACCTCGGTGTCGGCAAGACGTTTCACATCAACCACCTCGCGCCGTACCAGTTGACCAACGACCTCCTCCCGGCGATGGCCTCCGGCGGCCGCGTCGTCACGACGGCGTCTATCGGCCACCGGGTCGCGACGATGAACCTCGACGACCTCCTCGATTTGACGACGCTCTCGCCGTGGGCGGCGTACTGCCGGTCGAAACTGGCGAACATCCAGTTCTCGAACGAACTGGCCCGACGACTCGTCGTCGCCGGTCGGGACGTCACCTCGAACTCGCTGCACCCCGGCATCGTCCCCGGCAGCGAGTTCTCCCGGGCACTCCCGTCGCCGGCACCACAAATCGGCCAACTCGTCGGCGAGTTTCCCATGACCGACTCCGTTGAGGACGGCGCCGCCACTATCGTCTATCTCGCGGCCTCCGAGGACGTGTCGGGAGTCACCGGCAAGTACTTCGCCCGATGTAAGCAACGGCGTCCGGCCCCGAAGGCGATGGATGTCGAGGCCCAGCGGGAACTCTGGCGGCGAAGTGCCGACATACTCGGCATCGACGAACCGCTGTCAGATGTATAAAGGAGGTCAATACACCGGTTCTACACGCGGTTTTATTAAATTGATAAAAAACCGGTAATCTCCCGAGTAAATTCCTTTTATTTATCAGTTCTCGGTTGGCGTGTAGTATGACTCGACGTACCACGACACGCGCTGGCGTCGCCCTGCTGGCGGCGTTCTGTGTCGCGACCATGTTCGTCGCCCCCGCGGCGGCACAACTCGGTGGAATCGGCGACCAAGTTCCCGACGGTCCCAGTGGCGGTGACATTACCGGTGACCTGATTCTCGACGCCGACGGCAGCGGCGGCGAGGGCGGCGGCGAAGTCGGCGTCGAAAGCGGCCAGGGCAACGCCTCCGGTAGCGGTTCCGCTGCTGTCGATGCCGAAGAGCCGAGCGTCGAAGTTTCGGCCTCGGGTGGCGGCGATGTCGCCGGCCAAGGTGCGGAAGCCGGAATCGACTGTGAACTCAGCCAGCAGTCCGCACAGAACCCCCAGGAGACCTGTGAATTCGAGACGCCGGGTGGCGGTGACACCCCCGCGCCGGAACCGCCGGAACTCCCCGAGTTCCCTGGCGGCGGTGAACTCCCGGCCGACCTGCTGTAGATAGTCGCTCGAACATTTTCGCTTTTCGTTACTCGGTTCGTAGCGACCGCACAGTCGAAATAACTCCGAAAACAAGCCATCGAGGAGGCGCTCCTCGACGCCGTATTCGTTTACTTTGTCTCATCTCAGTAATGGTCGACACGCACGGCTGGAACTGACGTAGCGGCGGTGTAGAAAGCGAGTGGGTTCGGGCAGCATACTTCTGGGACGGAAATCCGCCGCTCAGATTAGCTCGAATCATCGTCACCTCCGTCGAGGTCGAGGCGAAGTTTATCCAACTGCGGCCGACGCCGATTCTCCATCTCGTCGCGGCGAGAGGCCTTGTCGTAGTGGCGGCGAATCGTTCGAAGCGAAGCGTTCACTCGCTTCGCTGTATCTTCCGGATCGAAACCGCGGTCCTGGTGGAACGTTACCGAACCCGTTCGCACCGCGTGGGGTGACCGCGAGGAAGGGCATTGACTTGCCTTGCTTTGAACAGTCAATTCGCACTCGGCCCGCTTCCGGTCGTGCGGGCAGGGGTCGGTATGCCAGCAGGGTTGCGTTGCTTGATATATCCAACTCCGTATAGCGTTCTTGGAGGCCCGACCGTACTCCGATCGCGTGGTGAACAGCGGGGCACGGCCGCTCTCGTCGTGGCGGTCGTGCCGGTGTTCCTCGATGTAGGTGTCCAACACCTCCGAGACCTCCGGGAGGATTCCCACGTCGCGTTCGCCGCCGAGCTTGTTCTTCAACGGAGTGCCGGTGTTCGGCCGGTGACGGAACTCCAGTACGCGGAAATCGCTATCGTAGTCGTCAAGGTCGAGGGCACGGAGGCCGCCGATTCGAGCGCCGACGTGCCACGCCACTTCGAGAACCGCGTGCCACTTCGTTCCGTAGAGGCCGTTCGACCGTTTGCGGAAGTGCTTCAGTAGGGTCTTCGCGTCCTCGGTGGCGAGTTTGTCGTCGCGGGACTGTTCGGAAACAGGAGCTCGAGGAACGTGGACCGACTCGTGGAGGCCGTCGGCAACGACCCCGATGTCCTCGCAGAACTCGATGAACCGTTTGACCAGTCCCATCTGGTTCTCCAGACTCGTCGACGCGATCTCTTCGGAGCGGTCGGTTTCGTAGAGTTCGAAATCGTAGCCGGTGAGGTCCGACACCTGCTCGATGCCTTCGTCCTCACACCACAGTACGAACTGACGGAGGTCGAGGCGGTAGGCGTCGACGGTGGCGTCGGCCCGATCACGCCGAAGCCGACCGAGGTACTTCTGGACCGCATCCCGGACGGTCAAGTCCTCCGGCGGTCCACGACGGTCGGCACTCATACGACGAACTCACCGACTGTCCCGGTCACGTCTTTCTCGCAGTGCCGACACCAGAATTTGACTTCATCGCCCTTCTGTTCGTGGTCGTGAACGTGGTGAACCGTCGAATTCCCGCAGTCGGGACACTCGTGTTCGTGATGGGGGAGCGAAATCATCGGTGCCCCTCCTGATGAATCGGGTTTCGACAGTCGGGACAGTCGATAGGGTGGCCCGGTGATTCTCGCCACTCAAAGACATCACGACCACAACTCAGACAGAAGTAGAACAGCTGTACTCGGTGCGGTCGCGGCTCAGGCCCAGAGCGAGTGTCGTCGGTTACTTGTACGCGTGGTTCCTCTCCGTCCGTGCGGGCTTCGCCCGCGTAGGTAGGTTCCGACATTCGTAGTTACCCCGGAGCCACCTTCTACGGGCCGTGTACCAGCACGGCCCGACCTTCCTGACGACCAGCAGCGCCGCCAGTCAGGGCTCGGTGGCCCCGAGTACGCCCATGCCTTCTCGTTACATAAATGTAACGAGCGGATTGAAAGTACCACGACGGGCATATACGTGATTAACACGTATATTAGGTTGTTAGGGGCGAGTACGTAATCAAATGCGCCGTTCCGGCTCGTGGCAAAGCGTTTGGGACGACCGAATCTTAGAGTGGCTACGCGAGAACGAGGGGGATGGAACACCGAAACAGATCAAGGATAGCGGAATGGTCCGAGTTTCTCGCGCCCAGATTTCGCGTCGTCTGAAGAAATTGGCCGAACACGACCTTGTTCGACACATCGGGAACGGTGCGTACGTGATTACCGAGCAGGGGGAAGCCTACCTCGATGAAGAATACGACGCCGACCGAGGCGTCTACATGAACCGAGATGCCGTCGACGACGAATCCGAGAACGGAGCCGACACCGCAAGCGACGTGTAACCCAATCCGCCCTCCATGCCTGTTCGACTAACCGCCCGCTGGCAACAGACGCTCGACGATAGAATCATCGAACATCTGGACGACGAATCATGGTCGACACCGGGATACATGGAAATGGTTCCGGGCATCGACGCGACGAAGGCACAGATTCGAGATCGTTGTCGGGTGTTGGCCGATGCTGGCTTAGTGGCGTTACAGCAGGAGGAAGGTTGGTATGTGGAATTGACGACGTTGGGGGAGTTGTATCTGGAAGGGGAAGCAGATATTGACCTGTATCCAAGGCCGCGACATCCGACAGTTCTGGAATAAAGCTGTCTCTACCTTAGGCAAACGACAGAAGTGAGTATTGTTACTTGATTTCAGAGCGTTCTGATTAATTTGGAACGCTGAATATTCCGTCAGGGACAGTAGGAGATACACTAACACTTCCCCTCATACAAGTAATATTTATGGTACCATATTGTCTGGTTGACCAAATCTCAGTGTCTGAGCTACAAACCTCTCGGTATTTTTCATGAGCATCTGTTGAGGGTTTTTTCCCTACGCTTAGAATAATATGGTCTGGATCCATCGCTTCAACCGCTTCTTGATGGAAGCCATTTTCACGACCATGATGTGAGGCCTTCAGAATAGTAACATCCTCTAAGACACCCTTTCCATGCTCATCAATAATTTCTTCCCAAGC contains:
- a CDS encoding SDR family NAD(P)-dependent oxidoreductase gives rise to the protein MIGSDKKPEVKAGVESVDMSGKTVLVTGSTNGLGREAALSLGRLGADVLVHGRNEEAGAETVAELEAVGSDAEFIAADFLSTDDVSALADEVRSSVEELDVLCNNAGGLFEDNEETDLGVGKTFHINHLAPYQLTNDLLPAMASGGRVVTTASIGHRVATMNLDDLLDLTTLSPWAAYCRSKLANIQFSNELARRLVVAGRDVTSNSLHPGIVPGSEFSRALPSPAPQIGQLVGEFPMTDSVEDGAATIVYLAASEDVSGVTGKYFARCKQRRPAPKAMDVEAQRELWRRSADILGIDEPLSDV
- a CDS encoding CBS domain-containing protein, which codes for MNIADIATPEYIQVDDDERLGKVRSIFERENPKGVIVTNDETYAGVITERQLVQSHIEDDAKVSVMMRNAPKVGRTDDVRDVARMLVEGGTKVAPVFEGEDLWGIISEDAILEAVLDNLDVLTVEQIYTEEVVTLTEDDHVGKAINHLREHGVSRLPVVNESGNLTGMVTTHDIADFAVRTMERQQKGDRSGETDRMLDLPVYDLMNSPVETVTLDATVSDAVEQMFDNDYAGLVVTPDDDDRMVAGILTKTDILRALTYTEEEAMDVQVTNVELLDTLTRENIRTSITEVADKYQDMQVHHAHVRFHEHKERLRGTPLIQCQIRLRTNRGQVAGSGEGYGAETAFHVAIDKLERNVLELKGTRADEEYEGQLLRKLGEL
- a CDS encoding tyrosine-type recombinase/integrase, with the protein product MSADRRGPPEDLTVRDAVQKYLGRLRRDRADATVDAYRLDLRQFVLWCEDEGIEQVSDLTGYDFELYETDRSEEIASTSLENQMGLVKRFIEFCEDIGVVADGLHESVHVPRAPVSEQSRDDKLATEDAKTLLKHFRKRSNGLYGTKWHAVLEVAWHVGARIGGLRALDLDDYDSDFRVLEFRHRPNTGTPLKNKLGGERDVGILPEVSEVLDTYIEEHRHDRHDESGRAPLFTTRSEYGRASKNAIRSWIYQATQPCWHTDPCPHDRKRAECELTVQSKASQCPSSRSPHAVRTGSVTFHQDRGFDPEDTAKRVNASLRTIRRHYDKASRRDEMENRRRPQLDKLRLDLDGGDDDSS
- a CDS encoding lycopene cyclase domain-containing protein, yielding MRPDITVFGRFTYLLTELVWGAVAFVLLRRTNSVRKALRVCLLLYPFAYAWDRYTLEVGVFDIPLRTGIDIAGIPLEEHIFMFVVPSMVVGTTELLEERTDE